One segment of Bradyrhizobium sp. WD16 DNA contains the following:
- a CDS encoding DUF4403 family protein — MRIKPLLIGAATLAASFVLSLKIMNWVSPPPGGVAPTLTRLPALPPPARPSKIVTPVAITLAAIQTSVDRAAPHNFAGKADNPVGQILQNADINWTVERGAITAAGANNQLTLTTPLTGRLNVTGALSASAGNAISSMIGGDIGKQLGNISIKAFNANADIRGNVVLNARPLLTERWRLEPNITAQVNVGDTGVSAGGVRIGVPAQVKPMLDTAVSEQVAAMQQRIRSDPFIEQNARREWARMCRTIPLPSAAPGVPDLFLEMRPTKAIAAQPRVDAANLVLTLGVEAETRILTATTTPNCPFPAQLDIVPPINKGSISIGVPIDLPFTEVNKIVNAQLKGRTLPEDGSGPVAITVRSASVAPSGDRLLISLAVDANETKSFFNFGAQATVHVWGRPVLDQAQQVLRLTDIELAVESQAAFGLLGAAARAAEPYLRHMLAERATLDLKPLAANARQKIEAALADFRNAADGVKVDASVSEVRLVGVAFDSDTLRIVTDIAGTTRVTVSSLPAL; from the coding sequence ATGCGCATCAAACCATTGCTGATCGGAGCGGCAACGCTCGCTGCCTCGTTCGTCCTCAGCCTCAAGATCATGAACTGGGTGTCGCCGCCGCCGGGCGGAGTTGCGCCGACGCTGACCAGGCTGCCAGCGCTGCCGCCGCCGGCGCGGCCCTCGAAGATCGTCACGCCGGTCGCGATCACCCTGGCGGCGATCCAGACCTCGGTCGATCGCGCGGCCCCGCACAATTTCGCCGGCAAGGCCGACAATCCGGTCGGACAGATCCTGCAGAACGCCGACATCAACTGGACGGTCGAGCGCGGCGCCATCACGGCGGCGGGCGCCAACAACCAGCTCACGCTGACGACGCCGCTGACCGGCCGCCTCAACGTCACCGGCGCGCTGTCGGCGAGTGCCGGCAACGCCATCAGCAGCATGATCGGCGGCGACATCGGCAAGCAGCTCGGCAACATCTCGATCAAGGCGTTCAACGCCAATGCCGACATCCGCGGCAACGTCGTGCTCAATGCACGGCCGCTGCTCACCGAGCGCTGGCGCCTCGAACCCAACATCACCGCCCAGGTCAATGTCGGCGATACCGGCGTGAGCGCGGGCGGCGTGCGCATCGGCGTGCCGGCGCAGGTCAAGCCGATGCTCGACACGGCGGTGAGCGAGCAGGTGGCGGCGATGCAGCAGCGCATCCGCAGCGATCCGTTCATCGAGCAGAATGCACGGCGCGAATGGGCCAGGATGTGCCGCACCATCCCGTTGCCGAGCGCCGCCCCCGGGGTGCCCGACCTGTTCCTGGAAATGCGCCCGACCAAGGCGATCGCGGCCCAGCCGCGGGTCGACGCCGCCAACCTCGTTCTGACCCTCGGGGTCGAAGCCGAGACGAGAATCCTGACCGCCACGACGACGCCGAACTGCCCCTTCCCGGCCCAGCTCGACATCGTGCCGCCGATCAACAAGGGCAGCATCTCCATCGGCGTGCCGATCGATCTGCCCTTCACCGAGGTCAACAAGATCGTCAATGCCCAATTGAAGGGACGCACCTTGCCCGAGGACGGCAGCGGCCCGGTCGCCATCACCGTGCGCAGCGCCTCTGTCGCGCCATCGGGCGATCGCCTGCTGATCTCCCTCGCGGTCGACGCCAACGAGACCAAGAGCTTCTTCAATTTCGGGGCGCAGGCCACCGTGCATGTCTGGGGCCGGCCGGTGCTCGATCAGGCACAGCAGGTCCTGCGCCTGACCGATATCGAGCTCGCGGTCGAATCCCAGGCTGCCTTCGGCCTGCTCGGTGCCGCCGCCCGCGCCGCTGAGCCCTATCTGCGCCACATGCTGGCGGAGCGCGCCACGCTCGATCTCAAGCCGCTGGCGGCCAATGCCCGGCAGAAGATCGAGGCCGCGCTGGCGGATTTCCGCAATGCCGCCGACGGCGTCAAGGTCGACGCCAGCGTCAGCGAGGTCCGCCTGGTGGGCGTCGCCTTCGACAGCGACACGCTGCGCATCGTCACCGACATCGCCGGCACCACGCGCGTCACGGTCTCGTCGCTGCCGGCGCTGTAG
- the chrA gene encoding chromate efflux transporter encodes MQAAPVTAPGNAAAPSHDIAFSEALRVWLRVALLSFGGPAGQIAVMHRILVEEKHWISENRFLHALNYCMLLPGPEAQQLATYIGWLLHRTRGGLVAGTLFVLPGIVAIMALSVIYALYGNVGLVAALFFGLKAAVLAIVVEAVVRIGRRALRNGVMVALAALAFVAIFFFDVNFPWIIVAAGLIGYVGARLGRPEFAPAGNSNGADTAVIDSMMGDAIPDHARPDPRRTLRVAAVWLALWLVPVATLLLVLGTGSVFSQIALFFSKMATVTFGGAYAVLAYVAQQAVEHYHWLAPREMLDGLGMAETTPGPLIMVLQFVGFLAAYRDAGSLPPMLAGVLGGLLTTWVTFAPCFLWIFVGAPYVEKLRGNTALAGALAAITAAVVGVILNLSIWFAIHTVFREVHPVHAYGFNVEIPNLASVDVAALALAVFAAVAIFRFGLGTLPVLGSCCLAGIALGAAGLI; translated from the coding sequence ATCCAAGCCGCTCCTGTCACCGCGCCGGGCAACGCCGCCGCGCCGAGTCATGACATCGCCTTTTCCGAGGCGCTGCGGGTCTGGCTGCGCGTCGCGCTGCTCAGCTTCGGCGGGCCGGCCGGCCAGATCGCGGTGATGCACCGCATCCTGGTCGAGGAGAAGCACTGGATTTCCGAGAACCGTTTCCTGCATGCGCTGAACTACTGCATGCTGCTGCCGGGGCCGGAGGCCCAGCAACTCGCGACCTATATCGGCTGGCTCCTCCATCGCACCAGGGGCGGCCTCGTCGCCGGCACGCTGTTCGTGCTGCCGGGAATCGTCGCGATCATGGCGCTCAGCGTGATCTACGCCCTCTATGGCAATGTCGGCCTCGTCGCCGCGCTGTTCTTCGGGCTCAAGGCGGCGGTGCTCGCCATCGTCGTCGAGGCCGTCGTGCGCATCGGGCGCCGCGCGTTGCGCAACGGCGTGATGGTCGCACTCGCCGCCCTCGCCTTCGTCGCGATCTTCTTCTTCGACGTCAACTTTCCCTGGATCATCGTCGCCGCCGGCCTGATCGGCTATGTCGGCGCCCGGCTCGGCCGCCCCGAATTCGCGCCGGCCGGCAACAGCAACGGCGCCGACACCGCCGTGATCGACAGCATGATGGGAGACGCCATCCCCGATCATGCCCGGCCCGATCCGCGGCGAACGCTGCGGGTCGCCGCCGTGTGGCTGGCGCTCTGGCTGGTGCCGGTCGCGACGCTGCTCCTCGTCCTCGGGACCGGCAGCGTCTTCAGCCAGATCGCGCTGTTCTTCTCCAAGATGGCGACGGTGACCTTCGGCGGCGCCTATGCGGTGCTGGCCTACGTCGCCCAGCAGGCGGTGGAGCATTATCACTGGCTGGCGCCGCGCGAGATGCTCGACGGCCTCGGCATGGCCGAGACCACGCCGGGCCCGCTGATCATGGTGCTGCAATTCGTCGGCTTCCTCGCCGCCTATCGCGACGCCGGTTCGCTGCCGCCGATGCTCGCCGGCGTGCTCGGCGGCCTGCTCACCACCTGGGTCACCTTCGCGCCGTGCTTTCTCTGGATCTTCGTCGGCGCGCCCTATGTGGAGAAGTTGCGCGGCAACACGGCGCTGGCCGGCGCGCTGGCGGCGATCACCGCCGCGGTGGTCGGCGTCATCCTCAACCTGTCGATCTGGTTTGCGATCCACACGGTGTTTCGCGAGGTGCACCCCGTTCACGCCTACGGATTCAACGTCGAGATCCCCAACCTCGCCAGCGTCGACGTGGCGGCGCTCGCGCTTGCGGTGTTCGCCGCCGTCGCGATCTTCCGCTTTGGACTTGGCACGCTGCCCGTATTGGGCAGCTGCTGCCTCGCCGGCATCGCGCTCGGCGCCGCCGGACTGATCTGA
- a CDS encoding response regulator transcription factor, with protein MRILLVEDEAEMAAAMRTALRRYDITLDHVATLADAEEAASAGVHGAILLDRQLPDGDGLDLIRSLRRRGASIPVIVLTARGELADRIAGLDSGADDYLAKPFAVEELLARLRAVLRRPSEIAPEIMRVGRLAFDFTSRLATIDGETIVLPRRELAVLETLLRRIGRTVQRSMLEEAVYGFDDEIQSNALDTHVSRLRRKLIDSGSGLEIHAIRGIGYLMKQT; from the coding sequence TTGCGCATTCTGCTGGTTGAAGACGAGGCCGAAATGGCCGCGGCGATGCGTACGGCGCTGAGGCGCTACGACATCACCCTCGACCATGTGGCAACGCTTGCGGATGCCGAGGAGGCCGCCAGCGCGGGCGTCCATGGCGCGATCCTGCTCGATCGGCAGTTGCCCGACGGAGACGGACTGGACCTGATCCGCAGTCTAAGACGTCGGGGCGCGAGCATCCCGGTCATCGTCCTGACGGCGCGCGGCGAGCTCGCCGACCGCATCGCGGGGCTGGACAGCGGCGCCGACGACTATCTGGCCAAGCCTTTCGCCGTGGAGGAACTGCTGGCACGGCTGCGGGCGGTGCTGCGCCGTCCCTCCGAGATCGCACCGGAGATCATGCGTGTGGGCCGCCTCGCCTTCGATTTCACCAGCCGCCTCGCCACGATCGACGGCGAGACCATCGTGCTGCCCCGGCGGGAATTGGCGGTGCTGGAGACGCTGCTGCGCCGGATCGGCCGCACCGTCCAGCGCTCCATGCTGGAAGAGGCCGTCTACGGCTTCGACGACGAAATCCAGTCCAATGCGCTCGACACCCACGTCTCGCGGCTTCGCCGCAAACTGATCGATTCCGGATCAGGCCTCGAAATCCATGCCATCCGCGGCATCGGCTACCTGATGAAGCAGACATGA
- a CDS encoding ATP-binding protein, translated as MTSVAATLKTRLRRLAATFSFRHISGQIAALVVVSLVIIHGILTAFWMAHSAGEHSRPERRREEIETLAHMIAAAPAPDRPRLIAEINHAFPALEIAIAPEGLQPDPQQPPSRWLTPPVAAGLQMFVPLGSPNPGHIAVRLPDDFAIIANIGPPRTPPLFGILGFTLLFVVISITLLGVWAARALSSPLSAFAHAAENFGLDGNGDAAALPENGPEEIRAAATALNRMRRRITALMQDRMHMLAAISHDLRTPITRMRLRTEFIENDTQRRHMLHDLDQMRSMLDSVLSFLRNGDTGKPTTLVDVAAELHLICDQYGDLGHEVTFSGPTGVAIMARLEELHSAVSNLVGNAVRFGTTVEIVLRLDDGHVIIEVIDNGPGIDHARKAAMLEPFVRGDDSRNMNDDAGFGLGLSIAHTIVTSHGGSLSLLDRMPHGLIARIVLPLSAPRQAAA; from the coding sequence GTGACCTCCGTGGCGGCGACACTCAAGACCAGGCTTCGGCGGCTCGCCGCGACCTTCTCGTTCCGCCACATCAGCGGCCAGATCGCCGCTCTCGTGGTGGTGTCCCTCGTCATCATTCACGGCATCCTGACCGCATTCTGGATGGCGCATAGCGCCGGCGAGCACAGCCGCCCCGAACGGCGGCGCGAGGAAATCGAAACCCTGGCGCACATGATCGCGGCCGCGCCTGCCCCCGACCGGCCGCGCCTGATCGCGGAGATCAACCACGCCTTTCCGGCGCTCGAAATCGCCATCGCGCCCGAGGGGCTGCAGCCGGACCCGCAGCAACCGCCATCACGCTGGCTGACGCCGCCCGTCGCCGCCGGCCTGCAGATGTTCGTGCCACTGGGCAGCCCCAATCCCGGCCATATCGCCGTTCGCCTGCCCGACGATTTCGCGATCATCGCGAATATCGGGCCGCCTCGCACGCCACCGCTCTTCGGCATCTTGGGCTTCACCCTCCTCTTCGTCGTCATCAGCATCACCTTGCTCGGGGTCTGGGCGGCGCGGGCGCTGTCGTCGCCGCTGTCGGCCTTCGCGCACGCGGCCGAGAATTTCGGTCTCGACGGCAACGGCGACGCCGCGGCCCTGCCCGAGAACGGCCCTGAAGAGATCCGCGCCGCCGCGACCGCGCTCAACCGCATGCGCCGGCGCATCACCGCCCTGATGCAGGACCGCATGCACATGCTGGCGGCGATCAGCCACGACCTGCGGACCCCGATCACCCGGATGCGCCTGCGCACCGAGTTCATCGAGAACGACACCCAGCGCCGGCACATGCTGCACGATCTCGACCAGATGCGCAGCATGCTGGATTCGGTGCTGTCATTCCTGCGCAACGGCGACACCGGCAAGCCCACGACCCTGGTCGACGTCGCCGCCGAACTCCACCTGATCTGCGACCAGTACGGCGATCTCGGCCATGAGGTCACGTTCTCCGGCCCCACGGGCGTAGCGATCATGGCGCGCCTCGAGGAACTGCACAGCGCGGTGAGCAATCTCGTCGGCAACGCGGTCCGTTTCGGCACGACGGTCGAGATCGTACTGCGCCTCGACGACGGACACGTCATCATCGAGGTGATCGACAACGGTCCCGGCATCGACCACGCGCGCAAGGCCGCGATGCTGGAACCGTTCGTCCGCGGCGACGATTCCCGCAACATGAACGACGACGCCGGCTTCGGTCTCGGCCTGTCGATCGCCCACACCATCGTCACCTCCCACGGCGGCTCGCTGTCGCTGCTCGATCGCATGCCGCACGGGCTGATCGCCCGCATCGTCCTGCCACTCTCCGCCCCGCGGCAAGCTGCGGCCTGA
- a CDS encoding MFS transporter, producing the protein MDSPASTIVTISPPRAVPVTVALGVTQTLAWASSYYIAAIVADPIARELGISTNWFFAAVSLALVISGLIGPLVGRRIDLVGGRRVLGVSNLTLAAGLVLLGSATSVTVLVMAWLVLGIGMGLGLYDAAFGALGRIFGDKARRPITGITLFAGFASTVGWPLTSLGLDLVGWRYTCFGWAAAQLLIGLPLNLYFLPTVTRAPAAAGVSAMKPQIPIDRTMLLLAFAFAAAWTVAGAMGAHLPRILEAAGATRTEALAAGALFGPAQVGARLLEAGFLSRYHPIVSARIASIAHPIGAALFGLFGGAAAGVFAICHGAGNGIVTIARGTLPLAIYGPVNYGYRLGVLGAPSRVAQAAAPLAFGLMIERWGAGVLYVTSALSLLALLALLLVKERGRSG; encoded by the coding sequence ATGGACAGTCCGGCGAGCACGATCGTGACGATATCGCCGCCGCGCGCCGTTCCGGTCACCGTGGCGCTCGGCGTCACCCAGACCCTGGCCTGGGCGTCGAGCTATTACATCGCGGCCATCGTCGCCGATCCGATCGCCCGGGAACTCGGCATTTCGACCAACTGGTTCTTCGCCGCCGTCTCGCTGGCACTGGTGATCTCGGGCCTGATCGGGCCACTTGTCGGCCGCCGCATCGATCTTGTCGGCGGCCGCCGGGTGCTCGGCGTCTCCAACCTCACGCTCGCCGCCGGGCTGGTCCTGCTCGGCTCAGCCACCTCGGTGACGGTTCTCGTCATGGCCTGGCTCGTGCTCGGGATCGGCATGGGCCTCGGGCTCTACGATGCCGCCTTCGGCGCGCTCGGCCGCATCTTCGGCGACAAGGCACGGCGTCCGATCACCGGCATCACCCTGTTCGCCGGCTTTGCCAGCACCGTCGGCTGGCCGCTCACGTCGTTGGGGCTCGACCTCGTCGGCTGGCGCTACACCTGTTTCGGCTGGGCTGCGGCCCAACTCCTCATCGGCCTGCCGCTCAACCTGTATTTCCTGCCGACGGTGACGCGGGCTCCGGCCGCAGCCGGCGTGAGCGCGATGAAGCCGCAGATCCCCATCGACCGGACCATGCTGCTGCTCGCCTTCGCCTTCGCCGCCGCCTGGACCGTGGCCGGCGCCATGGGTGCGCATCTGCCGCGCATTCTCGAAGCCGCCGGCGCGACCCGCACCGAGGCGCTGGCGGCGGGCGCGCTGTTCGGGCCGGCCCAGGTCGGCGCGCGGCTGCTCGAGGCCGGCTTTCTCAGCCGCTATCATCCGATCGTGTCGGCGCGGATCGCCAGCATCGCCCATCCGATCGGGGCGGCGCTGTTCGGACTGTTCGGCGGGGCCGCGGCCGGCGTCTTCGCGATCTGTCACGGTGCCGGCAACGGCATCGTCACCATCGCCCGCGGCACGCTGCCGCTCGCGATCTACGGCCCGGTGAACTACGGCTATCGTCTCGGCGTGCTCGGCGCACCGTCGCGCGTCGCCCAGGCGGCGGCGCCGCTCGCCTTCGGCCTGATGATCGAGAGGTGGGGCGCCGGGGTGCTCTACGTCACTTCGGCGCTCAGCCTGCTCGCCTTGCTGGCGCTGCTGCTGGTCAAGGAGCGCGGGCGCAGCGGTTGA
- a CDS encoding response regulator, protein MITAPPQILVVEDDRETRSLIARYLQANACSVSVAADGHEMDRRLGERRVDLIVLDVMLPGEDGLSLCRRIRATSQTPIIMLTARGEDLDRIVGLEMGADDYIPKPFNPRELLARINAVLRRQAAALSAAVSSGSTRLAFLQWVIDFRLRELRNPQGARVALTSAEFDLLQAFCERPGRILSRDNLLDLTQGRAAGSFERSIDVLVSRLRRKLDVGPEAPAIIKTVRSGGYLFTPEIEPA, encoded by the coding sequence ATGATTACAGCTCCCCCACAGATCCTGGTCGTCGAGGACGATCGCGAAACCCGCAGCCTGATTGCCCGCTATCTGCAGGCGAATGCCTGCAGCGTATCGGTCGCCGCCGACGGCCACGAGATGGACCGCCGTCTCGGCGAGCGCCGCGTCGACCTGATCGTGCTCGACGTGATGTTGCCCGGCGAAGACGGCCTCAGCCTCTGCCGACGCATCCGCGCGACCTCGCAGACGCCGATCATCATGCTGACCGCGCGCGGCGAGGACCTCGACCGCATCGTCGGCCTCGAAATGGGGGCCGACGACTACATCCCGAAGCCGTTCAATCCACGCGAACTGCTGGCGCGGATCAATGCGGTGTTGCGGCGCCAGGCCGCCGCCCTCTCGGCCGCGGTCAGTTCGGGGTCGACGCGGCTGGCCTTCCTGCAATGGGTGATCGACTTCCGGCTGCGCGAGCTGCGCAACCCGCAAGGCGCCCGCGTCGCGCTGACCAGCGCGGAATTCGACCTGCTGCAAGCCTTCTGCGAACGGCCCGGCCGGATCCTGTCGCGCGACAATCTCCTCGACCTGACCCAGGGCCGCGCCGCGGGCTCGTTCGAGCGCAGCATCGACGTTCTGGTCAGCCGCCTGCGCCGCAAGCTCGACGTCGGCCCGGAAGCACCGGCGATCATCAAAACGGTGCGCTCGGGCGGCTACCTGTTCACGCCGGAGATCGAACCGGCGTGA